In Thermocrinis jamiesonii, the genomic stretch TCGCATACGCCTCCGTGGGTAGCCCATCGGGTATGCCCTATGCCAAGGGTAGCGTCTAATTGTTTGCCCCAAAGACTTCTTATCAGTTCCCTTATCTTTCCAACCTTTTTTTCCACAAAGATCTTACCATCTTCCAAAAGGGCTACACCGGAGGAGTCATAACCTCTGTATTCAAGCCTTTCTAATGCCTCCAAAAGTACAAAGATTGCTTTCTTTTTTCCCGTGTATCCTACTATTCCACACATCAGGTTTTATTTTAACTTTTTTGACTTAAATTAATTCAAACTATGGCTGTGAGAAAGGTTGTTAAGTTTCCAAACCCTATATTAAAGACTCCTACACTTAAGGTGGATGTTATAGACGAAAGTGTAAAAAAGCTTGTGGAAGATATGTTTGATACTATGTATGCGGAAGAGGGAGTAGGTTTGGCTGCCAATCAAATAGGTGAGCCCCTTCGTATTATGGTCATAGACACTACTCCAAAGAAAGAGAGTCCTCCTCTGAAGCTTGTTTTGATAAACCCAGAGCTTCTTCATGCAGAAGGGACAATAAGATACAAGGAAGGGTGCCTTTCCTTCCCAGGTTTGAGTTTGGAAGTGGAAAGATACAGAAAGGTGAGGTTTAAGGCTTTGGACCTGCAGGGAGAAGAAAAAGAATACGAACTTGAAGGTTTTCCAGCCATTGTCTTTCAGCACGAGTTGGATCACTTAAACGGCGTTACCTTTATAGACAGAGTAAGCAGCCTAAAGAGGAGGTTAGCCCTTGAAAAATACTACAAACTCCAAAGACAGCACTCCCGAGGTTGAACTTCTGAAATTCTACCCCTTTGAAGTAAGCACAAAAAAACCAAGACTTTTGGCTTACGCAGATGTTAGAGTAGATCAAATAGTCATAAGGGGCATAAAACTCTTCCAAGCTAAGAACGGAGGGCTGTTTATACAGCTACCAACTGTAAATTTTGACGGTAAAGATTACCCTGTGATAGAAGTGAAGTCAAAAACACTCCTTGACAGGATAAGAAGGGAGGTGGTAGATTACTATAAGGCTTTGGAAGATGCTTAGAGGTTTTGCCTTTTTTATTATCTCTTCCATAATCTTCTTTGCTGTTGCAATAGTTGGTCTTTTTCATCTGAAGGAGCGTGGCACTATTTACTTTCTCTTACTTGCCCTTACAGGCTTTTTCTTTACAATAGCCCTTGCTAACTTTCTTTTGGATACTGTAAAAGGCTTATACGAAGAATACAAAAAATATCGCAAACTTTCTACTTTCATCTTTGAGTTTTTTGCAAGTCTAAAGCTTGCTATATTCCTGATGATAGCCATAGGAGTTCTTTCCATGCTTGGTTCCACTTACATACAGCAGGGCAGGCCTTACGAGTTTTATGTGCAACAGCACGGTCCGGAGATTGCCTCTTGGATATGGAAGCTTTGGCTAAACGATGTGTTTCATTCCTGGTATTACATACTCTTCATAGTCCTTTTGGCTATAAACCTGATCCTTTGCTCTTACAAAAGACTGCCAAGCGTTTGGAAGCATACCTTTTCAAAGGAAAGGTTTCAAAGGTTAGATGAGCATCTTGAAAAGCACTTAAAGCCCGTGGAGGTGGTGATAAATCCAGATAAGAACAAGGTCATTAAATTTTTGCAATCCAAAGGGTTTAAGGTTTTTGTAGAAGAAGAGGGGGGAAGGATCTACTTTTACGGAGAAAAGGGAAAATACTCGCGCCTTGGGGTTTATGTGGTGCATATAGCCCTGCTTATTATAATGGCTGGAGCTTTGATAGATGGAGTCTTTGGTAAAAGGGGGACTGTTGTGGTTGCCGAGGGCTCAAGGGAAGACATCATGCGGTCTTTGGATGGTCAAAAATCTTACAGGCTTCCCTTTCAGATAAAGCTTGAAACTTTTCACATAGTCTCTTACGAGGAAGAGGCAAAAAGGAAAGGAAAGGAGTTTAGAGGGGACCCAAAGGTAAAGGATGCCATAGCCAGCTTTGAAAGTAAAATTCAGATTATTGAAGGTGGCAAGGTGGTAAAAGAAGGTTTGGTTGCGGTAAATGCACCTTTTGAGCACGGACCCTATAGGATATTTCAGGCAACCTACGGACTAACTGGAGAGGCTGGATGGGTAAAACTCTCGGTCTTTGACAGAAACATCCTTCCCGAAGATCCAAAAAGAGCTTTTTTGGGAGAGGTTGAGATAAAAGCGGGTCAGGTGGTAGAATTCAAAGACATGCTTTTGTCCATAGACAGGTCTGTTTTAAATCTTGAGGACGAAAAGGCTGGCTTTGAAGGGGATCTTAAACCAGCTCTGATTATAAAAGTTCTAAAGGATGGTAAAGATTACAACGTGCCGGTCATATACTCTCCAGAGCTTACAGTTTTTGCCTTTACTCAAATGCCAGAGCTAATAGATTTTCCTTACATCTTCTTTATGGAAGGGTTCAGACCACGTTTTTTTAGTGGTTTGCAGATCTCTTATAGCCCGGGCACTCCTATCATCTGGACCGGATCCACTCTTTTGGTGTTGGGATTGATTCTTGCTTTCTACACCATTCATCGCAAAGTTTGGGCAAGATTAGAAGGAAAT encodes the following:
- a CDS encoding septation protein SpoVG family protein produces the protein MKNTTNSKDSTPEVELLKFYPFEVSTKKPRLLAYADVRVDQIVIRGIKLFQAKNGGLFIQLPTVNFDGKDYPVIEVKSKTLLDRIRREVVDYYKALEDA
- the def gene encoding peptide deformylase, which gives rise to MAVRKVVKFPNPILKTPTLKVDVIDESVKKLVEDMFDTMYAEEGVGLAANQIGEPLRIMVIDTTPKKESPPLKLVLINPELLHAEGTIRYKEGCLSFPGLSLEVERYRKVRFKALDLQGEEKEYELEGFPAIVFQHELDHLNGVTFIDRVSSLKRRLALEKYYKLQRQHSRG
- the resB gene encoding cytochrome c biogenesis protein ResB — its product is MLRGFAFFIISSIIFFAVAIVGLFHLKERGTIYFLLLALTGFFFTIALANFLLDTVKGLYEEYKKYRKLSTFIFEFFASLKLAIFLMIAIGVLSMLGSTYIQQGRPYEFYVQQHGPEIASWIWKLWLNDVFHSWYYILFIVLLAINLILCSYKRLPSVWKHTFSKERFQRLDEHLEKHLKPVEVVINPDKNKVIKFLQSKGFKVFVEEEGGRIYFYGEKGKYSRLGVYVVHIALLIIMAGALIDGVFGKRGTVVVAEGSREDIMRSLDGQKSYRLPFQIKLETFHIVSYEEEAKRKGKEFRGDPKVKDAIASFESKIQIIEGGKVVKEGLVAVNAPFEHGPYRIFQATYGLTGEAGWVKLSVFDRNILPEDPKRAFLGEVEIKAGQVVEFKDMLLSIDRSVLNLEDEKAGFEGDLKPALIIKVLKDGKDYNVPVIYSPELTVFAFTQMPELIDFPYIFFMEGFRPRFFSGLQISYSPGTPIIWTGSTLLVLGLILAFYTIHRKVWARLEGNTLKISFWSHKLKEEFRKTFLKSLEELGDVKEASGER